The Prunus persica cultivar Lovell chromosome G7, Prunus_persica_NCBIv2, whole genome shotgun sequence genome has a segment encoding these proteins:
- the LOC18769677 gene encoding methyl-CpG-binding domain-containing protein 11, which yields MASSVEKEGEEVVSLELPAPSGWVKKFLPKQSGTPKKNEIIFTAPTGEEITNKRQLEQYLKAHPGGPAVSEFDWSTGETPRRSARISEKAKATPPPESEPPKKRSRKSTSAKKDSKEKQAGPEGAEETKISDVQAAEKAEKVEDTEMEKDDVKDNQDEEKAPDADTKTEVAQPEETKVEQEANIPGDAEECKKTSKAGPEDSKASIDGGSGFGKQTEKENAEGEKVEEKGEQPQVEVGKEEETGDQGKAKIAIVDEDKHEVEGEEKEKHNEVAIETEVEIEEKEAAKGNTEGKNSSGVHEAGKKVEGEVIENGGPGNEA from the exons ATGGCAAGCTCAGTGGAGAAGGAGGGTGAGGAGGTTGTGTCCTTAGAACTACCAGCTCCTTCGGGTTGGGTTAAGAAG TTTCTGCCCAAGCAAAGTGGAACTCctaagaaaaatgagatcaTATTTACAGCTCCAACGGGAGAGGAGATCACCAACAAAAGACAGTTGGAACAGTACCTGAAAGCACACCCTGGGGGTCCTGCAGTATCAGAATTTGATTGGAGCACTGGTGAGACACCAAGGAGATCAGCAAGGATTAGTGAGAAGGCCAAAGCAACTCCACCACCAGAAAGTGAGCCCCCAAAGAAGCGAAGCAGAAAATCAACTTCGGCAAAGAAGGATAGCAAAGAAAAGCAAGCTGGTCCTGAAGGAGCCGAGGAGACAAAAATTAGTGATGTGCAAGCTGCTGAAAAAGCTGAGAAGGTTGAAGATACTGAGATGGAAAAGGATGATGTGAAGGACAACCAAGATGAGGAAAAAGCACCAGATGCAGACACCAAGACAGAAGTAGCGCAACctgaagaaacaaaagttgAACAAGAAGCTAACATACCGGGCGATGCTGAAGAGTGCAAGAAAACTAGCAAAGCAGGTCCAGAAGATTCAAAAGCATCCATTGATGGAGGTTCTggttttggaaaacaaaccgaaaaagaaaatgcgGAAGGGGAAAAAGTAGAAGAGAAGGGCGAGCAACCACAGGTTGAGGTAGGGAAAGAGGAAGAGACAGGGGATCAGGGCAAAGCCAAAATTGCTATTGTTGATGAGGACAAACATgaagtagaaggagaagaaaaagagaaacataACGAAGTTGCTATTGAAACTGAAGTAGAAATCGAGGAGAAAGAAGCAGCAAAAGGGAACACTGAGGGAAAAAATAGTTCAGGTGTTCATGAAGCGGGCAAGAAGGTTGAAGGAGAAGTGATTGAGAATGGCGGCCCAGGCAATGAAGCTTGA
- the LOC18769325 gene encoding thylakoid lumenal 16.5 kDa protein, chloroplastic, producing MATAILSTANTFLPSTLSSSPSSVVSSSLTIPTLVCFQNRNGKRPFAVCKALSEPPQSASPILTKRSLSICFVTSFVFSLVGKDCSSSNAAILEADDDEELLEKVKRDRKKRLERQGVISSAKKETGYLQELVYRLSKAGQAIESNDLPTASSVLGASTDTDWVQKANIALNKLSSSPEEKTEVDTFNSSLASLISSVTRNDIDSSKLAFVSSANAIEKWTSLTGLIDQLKGL from the exons atggCCACAGCCATTCTCTCTACTGCAAACACCTTCCTCCCTTCAACTCTGTCCTCTTCTCCATCCTCTgttgtttcttcttcattgacAATACCAACATTAGTTTGTTTCCAAAATCGAAATGGCAAGAGACCATTCGCTGTTTGCAAGGCCCTGAGTGAACCACCACAATCAGCTTCTCCAATTCTGACCAAAAGAAGCCTCTCTATCTGCTTTGTCACCAGCTTTGTCTTCTCATTGGTTGGTAAAGACTGCTCCAGTTCTAATGCAGCAATTCTAGaagctgatgatgatgaggagctCTTGGAAAAGGTTAAAAGGGATAGAAAGAAGAGGCTTGAAAGACAGGGAGTTATCAGctcagccaaaaaagaaacag GATATCTGCAGGAACTGGTGTACAGGCTCAGCAAAGCAGGCCAAGCTATTGAAAGCAACGATTTGCCAACAGCGAGTTCAGTTCTTGGGGCCAGCACAGATACAGATTGGGTTCAGAAGGCCAATATTGCTTTGAATAAG CTAAGCTCTAGTCCTGAAGAGAAGACTGAGGTGGATACTTTCAATTCATCCTTGGCTTCATTGATATCATCAG TTACTCGGAATGATATAGATTCCTCCAAACTTGCTTTTGTGTCTTCTGCCAACGCAATTGAGAAATGGACATCATTAACCGGGCTTATTGACCAGCTTAAGGGACTTTAA